A single genomic interval of Trinickia acidisoli harbors:
- a CDS encoding LutB/LldF family L-lactate oxidation iron-sulfur protein, translating to MSEHPIEFVSPADFKSRARAALGDDKLRSSFRGAMDFLQAKRAAQFPDGEELEQLRDLGEAIRKHALAHLPDLLVQLEETLMAAGVHVHWADTADEANAIVLGIAQARGARRVIKGKSMASEEMELNHYLAQRGVNCIESDMGEYIVQLAGEKPSHIVMPAIHKTRGDIGKLFEQHIPDTTYTEDVDALIQTGRRALRQAFIDADIGLSGVNFAAADTGTLFLVENEGNGRLSTTVPDIHIAIMGIEKVVAKLEHIVPLASLLTRSATGQAITTYINMISGPRRRGELDGPREMHLVLLDNGRSQAYADIELRATLQCIRCGACMNHCPVYTRIGGHAYGTTYPGPIGKIISPHLLGLEATADLATASSLCGACGEVCPVRIPIPQLLIRLRTEANRAPHQRVAHPLRGQGAKYSRGEQLIWRFWSGAFARPARYRVFRWLATRLNALAPARQAGWTRYRIPLKPAKRSLADLLRERGQAE from the coding sequence ATGAGCGAGCACCCTATCGAATTCGTTTCACCCGCGGATTTCAAATCGCGCGCACGCGCAGCACTGGGCGACGACAAACTACGCAGCAGTTTCCGCGGCGCAATGGATTTCCTGCAAGCCAAACGCGCCGCGCAGTTCCCCGATGGCGAGGAACTCGAGCAACTGCGCGACCTCGGCGAGGCCATCCGCAAGCATGCATTGGCGCATTTGCCGGATCTGCTCGTTCAATTGGAAGAGACCCTAATGGCGGCCGGCGTGCACGTGCATTGGGCCGACACCGCTGACGAGGCCAATGCGATCGTGCTCGGCATCGCGCAAGCGCGCGGCGCACGGCGCGTCATCAAGGGCAAGTCAATGGCGAGCGAGGAAATGGAATTGAATCATTACCTCGCGCAACGCGGCGTGAACTGCATCGAATCGGACATGGGTGAGTACATCGTCCAGCTTGCAGGCGAAAAGCCTTCGCATATCGTGATGCCGGCCATCCACAAAACGCGCGGCGACATTGGGAAACTATTCGAACAGCACATTCCCGACACGACCTATACCGAAGATGTCGATGCATTGATTCAAACCGGTCGTCGCGCGCTACGCCAAGCGTTTATCGACGCGGACATCGGACTATCCGGCGTCAATTTCGCCGCCGCCGACACCGGCACATTGTTTCTCGTCGAGAACGAGGGCAACGGCCGCCTCTCCACCACTGTGCCCGACATTCACATCGCGATCATGGGCATCGAAAAAGTGGTCGCGAAGCTCGAACATATCGTTCCGCTCGCGAGCCTGCTGACGCGCTCGGCTACCGGCCAGGCCATCACCACTTATATCAACATGATCTCGGGCCCGCGACGTCGCGGCGAACTCGACGGCCCGCGCGAAATGCATCTCGTGTTGCTCGACAACGGCCGCAGCCAAGCCTATGCCGATATCGAATTGCGCGCCACGCTGCAATGCATTCGCTGCGGCGCTTGCATGAATCATTGCCCGGTTTATACGCGCATCGGCGGCCACGCCTATGGCACGACCTATCCGGGCCCTATCGGGAAGATCATCTCGCCTCATCTGCTGGGACTCGAAGCAACCGCGGACCTCGCGACCGCATCGAGCTTATGCGGCGCGTGCGGCGAGGTGTGTCCGGTGCGCATTCCGATTCCGCAATTGCTGATACGCCTGCGCACCGAGGCCAACCGTGCTCCGCATCAACGAGTCGCGCATCCGTTGCGTGGGCAAGGAGCGAAGTACAGCCGAGGCGAGCAATTGATTTGGCGCTTCTGGAGCGGCGCGTTCGCGCGGCCGGCGCGCTATCGCGTGTTTCGCTGGTTGGCCACGCGGTTAAATGCGTTGGCGCCGGCGCGACAGGCCGGTTGGACGCGCTATCGGATACCGCTCAAGCCGGCTAAGCGTAGCCTGGCCGATTTGCTGCGTGAACGGGGGCAGGCGGAATAA
- a CDS encoding SbtR family transcriptional regulator: MFVNHASHYRGPAALLGTVLQEGTPGCHAGREEGRRLLQRAQAAGVVRRDVSIDDLVCVVTAIALAVEQGGATKSRVAHLVDLFLDGIGNTQDA; encoded by the coding sequence GTGTTCGTGAACCATGCGAGCCACTATCGCGGGCCGGCTGCGTTGCTGGGGACGGTACTGCAGGAAGGGACGCCCGGCTGCCATGCCGGACGTGAAGAAGGACGCCGGCTACTCCAGCGCGCGCAAGCGGCAGGGGTGGTTCGCAGGGACGTTTCTATCGACGATCTGGTGTGTGTGGTCACGGCGATCGCTCTCGCCGTCGAGCAAGGCGGTGCAACGAAATCGCGTGTCGCCCACCTCGTCGATCTCTTCCTCGACGGCATAGGCAATACTCAGGATGCCTAA
- a CDS encoding ABC-F family ATP-binding cassette domain-containing protein produces the protein MISVRNVTLRRGVNVVLDRASVTFTPGEKIGLVGRNGAGKSSFFGLLNGTLHEDGGEFSIPAAWKMGQVAQEMPETEQSATDFVIEGDTLLLAAQTEVAAAEASEDGMRMAHAYMALHDAGAHDAPARAQALILGLGFGAAQLSQPVNSFSGGWRMRLQLARALMCPSDLLLLDEPTNHLDLDALVWLEAWLKRYQGTLVVISHDREFLDAVTQVTVHVDNAKLVRYGGNYSKFEDLRAEQLVLQQAAMAKQADKIAHLQKFIDRFKAKASKAKQAQSRVKALERMEKIAPVLADAEFNFEFKEPLNVPNPLLSMLDASFGYAAPTGAPPGTPPTVIVRGINRSVLAGQRIGILGANGQGKSTLVKTVAHELAPIAGEISEGKGLNIGYFAQQELDVLRPLDTPMEHMIRLAKDTPAHMRAPGQSGTEQSLRTFLGTFNFSGDMVHQAVSTMSGGEKARLVLCMIVWQRPNLLLLDEPTNHLDLATREALGMALNEFEGTVMLVSHDRSLLRAVCDEFWLVTKGGVEPFDGDLDDYQQFLRDEARRMREQAAGEQKVSA, from the coding sequence ATGATTTCCGTCCGTAATGTCACGCTGCGCCGCGGCGTCAATGTCGTACTCGACCGCGCCTCCGTCACCTTCACCCCCGGCGAAAAGATTGGCCTTGTCGGCCGCAATGGCGCCGGCAAGTCATCCTTCTTCGGCCTTCTCAACGGCACGCTGCACGAAGACGGTGGCGAATTCTCGATTCCCGCTGCATGGAAGATGGGCCAAGTCGCGCAGGAGATGCCGGAGACCGAGCAGAGCGCGACCGACTTCGTGATCGAGGGTGACACCCTACTGCTGGCTGCGCAGACCGAAGTAGCCGCCGCTGAGGCCAGCGAAGATGGCATGCGCATGGCGCACGCCTACATGGCCCTGCACGACGCCGGTGCACATGATGCCCCCGCACGTGCCCAAGCGCTGATCCTGGGCCTTGGCTTTGGTGCTGCGCAGCTTAGCCAGCCGGTCAACAGTTTCTCCGGCGGCTGGCGCATGCGACTGCAACTGGCGCGCGCGCTCATGTGCCCGTCCGACTTGCTGTTGCTCGACGAGCCGACCAATCACCTCGACCTCGATGCGCTGGTCTGGCTGGAAGCGTGGCTCAAGCGCTATCAAGGAACCTTGGTAGTGATCAGCCACGATCGCGAATTCCTCGACGCGGTGACGCAGGTGACCGTGCACGTCGACAACGCCAAGCTCGTGCGTTATGGCGGCAACTACAGCAAGTTCGAAGACCTGCGCGCTGAGCAACTGGTGTTGCAGCAGGCCGCGATGGCCAAGCAGGCGGACAAGATCGCCCACCTGCAGAAATTCATCGATCGTTTCAAGGCCAAGGCCTCGAAGGCGAAGCAGGCGCAGAGCCGGGTCAAGGCACTCGAACGCATGGAGAAGATCGCACCCGTGCTTGCCGACGCAGAGTTCAACTTCGAGTTCAAGGAGCCGCTCAACGTCCCGAACCCGCTGTTGTCGATGCTGGACGCGAGCTTCGGCTACGCGGCGCCGACCGGCGCACCGCCGGGCACGCCGCCGACGGTCATCGTGCGGGGCATCAACCGATCCGTGCTGGCCGGGCAGCGCATCGGCATTCTCGGCGCCAACGGCCAAGGCAAGTCCACGCTGGTGAAGACGGTGGCGCACGAGCTGGCGCCGATTGCCGGCGAAATCAGCGAAGGCAAAGGCCTGAACATCGGCTACTTCGCACAGCAGGAACTCGACGTGCTGCGTCCTCTCGACACGCCGATGGAACACATGATCCGCCTTGCCAAGGACACGCCGGCGCATATGCGCGCCCCCGGCCAGAGCGGCACCGAACAATCGCTTCGCACCTTCCTCGGCACGTTCAACTTCAGTGGCGACATGGTCCATCAGGCAGTCAGCACGATGAGCGGCGGCGAAAAGGCGCGGCTCGTGCTGTGCATGATCGTGTGGCAACGCCCCAACCTGCTGCTGCTCGACGAGCCTACCAACCACCTCGACCTGGCCACACGCGAAGCGCTAGGCATGGCACTCAACGAATTCGAAGGCACAGTGATGCTAGTCAGTCACGACCGGTCGCTGCTGCGCGCGGTATGTGACGAGTTCTGGCTCGTTACCAAGGGCGGCGTCGAGCCCTTCGACGGCGATCTGGACGATTACCAGCAGTTCCTGCGCGACGAAGCCCGTCGCATGCGCGAGCAGGCTGCCGGGGAGCAGAAGGTCAGCGCCTGA